A portion of the Anaeromicrobium sediminis genome contains these proteins:
- a CDS encoding NAD/NADP-dependent octopine/nopaline dehydrogenase family protein: MAKLTVIGIGHGGFAVAGDLALAGHEVTMYVAERYKERVKDLFDKKTIHVSGEGRNGIAHIHNVTSDPKIAFINDIIIPVIPAYSQEKFAHETAPYLRAGHKIFLTPGSTGGTLVIGKILHELGKSKDIILSELHTLPYASRKTSETGVDIILRCKKLYFAAFPAKYNEEMYNIIKQLYPCTELRKDVLETSLNNGNPISHPVPMVLNAAKIDFFGDEHYHYKEGISPSVARVIEKLDSEREKVCAMFGYEVIPTKKRIFDMGYAPNEETLYEAYHKSPIFSSIKGPKSLSNRYLTEDTPYSLGVLASLAHQVDIKTPIMDSIMTIASALMDEDYLDTGRTTKELGIDKMDINEIKEFLVKGYEN, from the coding sequence TTGGCGAAATTAACAGTTATAGGAATAGGCCATGGTGGATTTGCCGTTGCTGGAGATTTGGCTTTAGCGGGCCATGAGGTTACCATGTATGTGGCAGAGAGATATAAAGAGAGAGTAAAGGATTTGTTTGATAAAAAGACAATCCACGTATCTGGAGAAGGAAGAAATGGAATAGCTCATATCCATAATGTGACTTCAGATCCTAAAATAGCTTTTATAAACGATATTATAATTCCAGTTATACCAGCTTATTCACAGGAAAAATTTGCCCACGAAACGGCACCATATCTAAGAGCAGGGCATAAAATATTTTTAACTCCAGGCTCCACTGGGGGAACTTTAGTAATAGGAAAGATACTTCATGAATTAGGAAAAAGCAAAGATATTATCTTATCAGAGTTACACACTCTTCCATATGCTTCAAGAAAAACAAGCGAAACAGGTGTTGATATAATCCTTAGATGTAAAAAACTATACTTTGCAGCTTTCCCAGCTAAATACAATGAGGAAATGTATAATATAATAAAGCAATTATATCCATGTACAGAGTTGAGAAAGGACGTATTAGAAACTTCTTTAAACAATGGAAATCCAATTTCACATCCTGTACCTATGGTTTTAAATGCAGCTAAAATAGATTTCTTTGGTGATGAGCATTACCACTATAAAGAGGGAATAAGTCCTTCAGTAGCAAGGGTAATAGAGAAACTTGATTCGGAGAGAGAGAAAGTCTGTGCAATGTTTGGATATGAAGTAATCCCAACTAAAAAGAGAATATTTGATATGGGATATGCACCAAATGAAGAAACCCTTTATGAGGCTTATCATAAAAGTCCAATATTCAGTTCTATAAAGGGACCAAAGAGCTTATCCAATAGATATTTAACGGAAGACACACCGTATTCATTAGGAGTACTAGCCAGTTTGGCTCACCAAGTGGATATTAAAACTCCTATTATGGATTCAATTATGACAATAGCTTCAGCCTTAATGGATGAAGATTATTTAGATACAGGAAGAACTACAAAAGAATTAGGTATTGATAAAATGGATATAAATGAAATAAAAGAATTTTTAGTAAAAGGATATGAGAATTAA
- a CDS encoding LysR family transcriptional regulator, with amino-acid sequence METKLLRTFLVVAQNKSFSKGAEILNYAQSSISDQIRKLENQLDTKLFERLGHDVYLTKDGETLLFYAKKILNLCEEAQNTISSSSSIIKGKLTIAMTESLCVFKYPKLFRDYRSLYPHVDLKIKIGHCYEFPNWIRKNMIDVAFSLNKPSNHPDIIEKALCDEPLTLIVNKNHPFTKEKYLVPSDLINENFILTQRGSHYRTLFEQYLGIHGVMAKSTLEFESIAAIKQLVKSGFGLSFLPRVTVKEELANKELFEVLMEDKTFSIPNNITYHKDKWISPPINALFNLVDKSTQ; translated from the coding sequence ATGGAGACTAAATTGCTTAGAACTTTTTTAGTAGTAGCTCAAAATAAAAGTTTCTCTAAAGGGGCTGAAATACTCAATTATGCCCAATCTAGTATTTCAGATCAAATACGTAAATTAGAAAACCAGTTAGATACCAAACTCTTTGAAAGATTAGGTCATGATGTATATCTTACCAAAGATGGTGAAACCTTATTATTTTATGCAAAAAAAATATTAAATTTATGCGAAGAAGCTCAAAATACCATATCTTCATCTTCTTCCATCATAAAAGGAAAGTTGACCATTGCCATGACAGAAAGTCTTTGTGTATTTAAATATCCAAAACTCTTTCGTGATTATAGAAGCTTATATCCTCATGTGGATTTAAAAATTAAGATTGGCCATTGTTATGAATTCCCCAATTGGATAAGGAAAAATATGATAGATGTGGCCTTTTCACTAAACAAACCATCCAATCACCCTGATATAATAGAAAAGGCCCTGTGTGATGAACCTTTAACTCTAATAGTAAATAAAAATCATCCCTTTACAAAGGAAAAATACTTAGTACCCTCTGATTTAATAAATGAAAATTTCATATTAACTCAAAGGGGAAGCCATTACAGAACATTGTTTGAACAATACTTAGGAATCCATGGAGTCATGGCTAAGTCCACATTGGAATTTGAAAGTATCGCTGCCATAAAGCAACTTGTAAAGAGTGGATTTGGACTATCATTTTTACCTAGAGTTACAGTAAAAGAAGAGTTAGCTAATAAAGAATTATTTGAAGTTCTTATGGAGGATAAGACCTTTTCCATACCTAATAATATTACTTACCATAAGGATAAGTGGATATCACCACCAATAAATGCATTATTTAATCTAGTGGATAAGAGTACCCAATAA
- a CDS encoding AI-2E family transporter produces the protein MINKYREFIEKYLIVIGGLIILGLLYKNVDNIKAISVKFFSILTPFIIGFIIAYLLNPLIELVSRRLNMKRGLSILGVYTLFFIGLISLFTVLIPTIVKSSIDIVNNVPTGTEDMYRYLKKITTPEIRDLVLNGLEEVKGKIPLFLTSIFSNIGDLFQGFTSFIITIGMSIIISIYSTIDKDNLIKLAKDVIYTLLGKERAHKTIYVLNNCNGIFKKFIGGISLEASIVGVIAIVGFFFMKIKYATLLGIIIGITNIIPYVGPFIGATPAVLVTLFYSPIKALSVAIFILILQQFDANFLNPKIMGNVVGLSPVWILFALAVGGGYFGILGMILAVPIAAIIKIFLVPLIREFE, from the coding sequence ATGATAAATAAATATAGGGAGTTTATAGAAAAATATCTAATAGTAATAGGAGGATTAATAATCCTTGGTCTTCTTTATAAAAATGTAGACAATATAAAGGCCATATCAGTTAAGTTTTTCAGTATATTAACACCATTCATTATAGGATTTATAATTGCTTATTTATTAAATCCATTAATAGAGTTGGTGTCTCGTAGATTAAATATGAAAAGGGGATTATCAATATTAGGGGTATATACTTTATTTTTCATAGGATTAATATCCTTATTTACAGTTCTTATACCTACTATAGTAAAGAGTTCTATAGATATAGTGAATAATGTACCAACAGGAACGGAAGACATGTATAGGTATTTAAAAAAGATAACTACACCTGAGATAAGGGATCTAGTATTAAATGGATTAGAAGAAGTAAAGGGAAAGATTCCCCTATTTTTAACCTCTATTTTTAGTAATATAGGAGACTTATTTCAGGGATTTACAAGTTTTATTATAACTATTGGTATGAGTATAATTATTTCTATATATTCTACTATTGATAAGGATAATTTAATAAAGCTTGCTAAAGATGTAATATATACTCTATTAGGAAAAGAAAGAGCTCATAAAACTATATATGTATTAAATAATTGTAATGGAATTTTTAAAAAATTTATAGGTGGAATAAGTTTAGAAGCATCCATAGTAGGAGTTATAGCCATAGTAGGATTTTTTTTCATGAAGATAAAATATGCCACATTATTGGGAATTATAATAGGTATAACTAATATAATCCCATATGTGGGCCCATTCATAGGTGCTACACCAGCCGTATTAGTAACTTTATTTTATAGCCCCATAAAAGCTTTATCCGTAGCCATATTTATATTAATTTTACAGCAATTTGATGCAAACTTTTTAAATCCTAAGATTATGGGAAATGTTGTAGGTTTATCTCCCGTTTGGATATTATTTGCCCTAGCAGTAGGTGGAGGATATTTCGGTATATTGGGAATGATATTAGCCGTACCGATAGCTGCCATTATAAAGATATTTTTAGTACCTTTAATAAGGGAATTTGAATAA
- a CDS encoding methyl-accepting chemotaxis protein, with protein sequence MSKKGSFSSLKKKMIFSILPIVIIPILIIGMYINQRFKTTLKNQFLEASSKEILQVDNAINMYFESVSENANMLANNSIIKKADDSITSYVDKTNIKKMTPSQNGGMEQEIYEIFNGFAKSHPKSSYVYMATKYGGYIQWPESGTMDNYDPRKRPFYEAVLKNNGKTVRTSPYYYPADDAVIISTVTSITDTNGEFLGVQGLDVSLKSLTEITKNIKIGKNGYIILLDNNGTILAHPKNSEMNFKNISELNIEEFNNVLSKDNDNFEFVEKDVSYYGNLYTSPSSGWKFIAIIQKDELMTLANSINNIIMVLVLVSIILSSLFIMLFANKFTNPLLKISEQLKTISKGDFSIKLSSNLMNRNDEIGILANGINQMQDDLKNLVSQIKDSSDTLSHTFDNVVQMTEENKNTINEISRAINEVAMSADDEAKEIEDGANNVNDLAESINLVSDKIQDIKDLAIKSSKNNNVGLDTINTLIEKSQEVQSSVTHVNNMVVEMDRMAEEIGVITDTIANISEQTNLLALNAAIEAARAGEEGRGFAVVAEEVRKLAEQSNASTQTIKDIINKIQLQSKTALEGINKAREITDEQDTSVMMTQSSFQEISSSIEGLYEAVDNVQSYNEDMNIKKDKLLDMITNLSALSEETAASTEEVAASSEEQSASMETILNYVINLNSLVDELKNHAKKFKI encoded by the coding sequence ATGTCAAAGAAAGGATCATTTTCTAGTCTCAAGAAAAAAATGATTTTTTCCATACTACCAATAGTTATAATTCCTATTCTCATTATAGGAATGTACATTAATCAAAGGTTTAAAACCACATTAAAAAATCAGTTTTTAGAAGCATCTTCTAAGGAAATCCTTCAAGTAGATAATGCTATTAACATGTATTTTGAATCTGTTTCAGAAAACGCTAACATGTTAGCAAATAATAGCATAATAAAAAAAGCTGATGATAGTATTACATCCTATGTGGACAAAACCAATATAAAAAAAATGACTCCTTCACAAAATGGTGGAATGGAGCAAGAAATTTATGAAATCTTTAATGGATTCGCAAAAAGTCACCCTAAGTCATCCTATGTGTACATGGCAACTAAATATGGTGGTTATATTCAATGGCCTGAATCAGGCACAATGGATAATTATGATCCTAGAAAAAGACCCTTTTACGAAGCTGTCTTAAAAAACAATGGAAAAACCGTCCGTACTTCTCCATATTATTATCCAGCAGATGATGCAGTTATTATAAGTACAGTTACATCTATCACAGATACTAATGGTGAATTTTTAGGAGTACAAGGTTTAGATGTGAGTTTAAAGTCTTTAACGGAAATAACTAAAAATATTAAGATAGGTAAAAATGGATACATAATATTATTAGATAATAATGGGACCATATTAGCCCATCCTAAAAATTCAGAAATGAACTTTAAAAACATATCAGAATTAAATATTGAAGAATTTAATAATGTTTTAAGTAAAGATAATGATAACTTTGAATTTGTTGAAAAAGACGTTTCTTACTATGGAAATCTCTATACATCTCCCTCATCAGGTTGGAAATTCATAGCAATTATCCAAAAGGATGAATTAATGACATTAGCAAATAGTATAAATAATATAATTATGGTTTTAGTATTAGTTTCTATAATTCTCTCTTCCTTATTTATCATGCTATTTGCAAATAAATTTACTAATCCATTACTTAAAATTTCGGAACAATTAAAAACCATCTCCAAGGGAGATTTCTCCATAAAATTAAGTAGTAACTTAATGAATAGAAATGATGAAATAGGGATACTAGCCAATGGTATAAATCAAATGCAAGATGATTTAAAAAATCTAGTTTCTCAAATTAAGGATTCTTCTGATACCTTATCTCATACTTTTGATAATGTGGTACAAATGACTGAAGAAAATAAAAATACTATTAATGAAATATCTAGAGCAATCAATGAAGTAGCCATGAGCGCCGATGATGAAGCTAAAGAAATTGAAGATGGAGCAAATAATGTGAACGATTTAGCTGAAAGTATAAACTTAGTATCAGATAAAATCCAGGACATAAAGGACCTTGCCATTAAATCTAGTAAAAATAATAATGTGGGCTTAGATACTATTAATACCCTGATTGAAAAATCTCAAGAAGTTCAATCTTCCGTTACTCATGTTAATAATATGGTAGTTGAAATGGATAGGATGGCAGAGGAAATAGGTGTAATAACAGATACTATAGCTAACATATCTGAACAAACTAACTTACTTGCATTAAATGCAGCCATAGAAGCTGCTAGGGCTGGTGAAGAAGGTAGAGGATTTGCTGTAGTTGCTGAAGAAGTGCGAAAACTTGCAGAACAATCTAATGCTTCTACCCAAACTATTAAAGATATAATAAATAAGATTCAACTTCAGTCTAAAACTGCCCTTGAAGGTATTAATAAAGCTAGAGAAATAACTGATGAGCAAGATACTTCAGTTATGATGACTCAGTCTTCCTTCCAAGAAATTTCCTCATCCATAGAAGGACTATATGAGGCAGTAGATAATGTTCAAAGCTATAATGAAGACATGAATATAAAGAAAGATAAACTTTTAGATATGATTACAAATTTATCTGCTTTATCAGAAGAAACAGCAGCTTCCACAGAAGAGGTTGCCGCATCATCAGAAGAACAAAGCGCATCCATGGAGACCATATTAAATTATGTAATTAATTTAAATAGTCTTGTAGACGAGTTAAAAAACCATGCAAAAAAGTTTAAAATATAG
- a CDS encoding DMT family transporter yields MSRKMLYMLLVVTTMFWGASFAVVKMAMEDLTPAQLLFLRCIFSAAIFFVILFRVPKERRMKNMKDYAYTAYLAFIGITGYLIIQYTGLKYTSTVNASLLVGIAPIVVAIYSVVVYKEKMSKIKTIGLFVCIMGIALTITKGDLTKVTIGKNLFGDMCMIINGFMLAAFSIGAKRILKKYDSLVVVAYMYILGTIMMIPVVTVPNPLSPIPIINKIGSISIWTYMSGLYLAIPCSVFGFYIWYKAIDEIGATQTSVFNYINPLIAAIISVMYFNENLTAFTFIGGVCIIVGVFLNNAENLLQGNWPKRIFLRKRKAYT; encoded by the coding sequence ATGAGTAGAAAAATGCTTTATATGTTACTTGTTGTTACAACCATGTTTTGGGGAGCATCTTTTGCAGTAGTTAAAATGGCCATGGAGGATTTGACACCTGCTCAATTATTATTTTTAAGATGCATATTTTCAGCAGCCATATTCTTTGTAATCTTATTTAGGGTACCTAAAGAGAGAAGAATGAAAAACATGAAGGATTATGCTTATACGGCTTATTTAGCTTTCATTGGAATAACAGGATATTTAATAATTCAATACACAGGTCTAAAATATACATCTACTGTAAATGCATCATTGCTAGTAGGCATAGCACCCATAGTAGTAGCCATATACTCTGTAGTTGTATATAAGGAAAAGATGAGTAAAATAAAAACAATAGGTCTTTTTGTATGTATTATGGGAATAGCACTCACCATAACCAAGGGAGACTTAACGAAAGTAACTATCGGTAAAAATTTATTTGGTGATATGTGCATGATCATAAATGGATTTATGCTAGCAGCCTTTTCCATAGGTGCAAAACGGATTTTAAAGAAATATGATTCTCTTGTAGTGGTAGCTTATATGTATATTTTAGGAACTATTATGATGATTCCTGTAGTAACCGTACCAAATCCATTATCACCAATACCTATAATAAATAAGATAGGCTCCATAAGTATATGGACCTATATGTCAGGACTATATCTTGCTATTCCTTGCAGTGTATTCGGTTTTTATATTTGGTATAAGGCCATTGATGAAATTGGAGCAACACAGACATCTGTATTTAATTATATAAATCCTTTAATTGCAGCCATAATATCTGTCATGTATTTTAATGAAAATTTAACAGCATTCACATTTATAGGTGGAGTTTGTATAATAGTAGGCGTATTTTTAAATAATGCGGAAAATCTGCTACAAGGGAACTGGCCGAAGAGAATATTTTTAAGAAAGAGAAAAGCCTATACTTAG
- a CDS encoding MFS transporter — translation MWRRLWAYSGLPREIYILAIAKTVNSLGNFVYPFLTMFLTDYLNLSPAKAGLTMFMVTVSYVPGSLIGGKLTDKIGRKKVYIICQSLAALSFIPCAFLGKSMWIPRFLMLALFFNGGAGPAISAMTADLTNEKNRKSSFSLLYLGSNVGFAIGTATAGFLYRNYKPIIFLGDAATTLISLVLVGVIIKDTMPSLDKINEGYGETNKERSEEGNVISILIRRPFLLCFSIISIIAYFVYNQYSFSTPIYANFIFGYNGPKYFGIVMSFTGVIVVLLTSPITLITRKIKPSINMSIALIFYAIGFGSIYYAKNLYLFLLSALIWTIGEILAATNSGVYIANHTPISHRGRVNSIIPLIQGTGEAYSPPIMGRFIQQYGIVMVWPFTFVLGLVGALGMYILYFVENKLDKKS, via the coding sequence ATGTGGAGACGACTCTGGGCTTATTCAGGATTACCAAGAGAAATATATATTCTTGCCATAGCTAAAACTGTGAATTCTCTAGGTAATTTTGTATATCCTTTTTTGACCATGTTTTTAACGGATTACTTAAACCTTTCTCCAGCCAAGGCAGGATTAACTATGTTTATGGTCACCGTATCCTATGTACCTGGATCATTAATAGGGGGAAAACTAACGGATAAGATAGGGCGAAAAAAGGTCTATATAATATGTCAGTCTTTAGCTGCTTTATCTTTTATACCCTGTGCATTTTTAGGAAAATCCATGTGGATACCTAGATTTTTAATGTTAGCATTGTTCTTCAATGGTGGAGCAGGACCAGCCATAAGTGCTATGACAGCAGATTTGACCAATGAGAAAAATAGAAAAAGTAGCTTTTCCCTATTATACTTAGGAAGTAATGTGGGTTTTGCCATAGGTACAGCAACGGCAGGATTTTTATATAGAAATTATAAGCCGATTATATTTTTAGGAGATGCAGCTACTACTTTAATTTCTTTAGTTCTAGTAGGTGTGATTATAAAGGATACTATGCCATCCTTAGATAAAATAAATGAAGGATATGGTGAAACTAACAAAGAAAGATCTGAAGAAGGTAATGTTATTAGTATTTTAATAAGAAGACCATTTTTATTATGCTTTAGTATTATATCCATAATTGCCTATTTTGTATATAATCAATATTCCTTTAGCACACCCATTTATGCCAACTTCATATTTGGATATAATGGACCTAAATATTTTGGTATAGTAATGTCTTTTACGGGAGTAATAGTAGTTTTACTTACTAGCCCTATTACACTTATTACAAGAAAAATTAAGCCAAGTATAAACATGTCCATAGCTTTAATCTTTTATGCCATAGGATTTGGAAGTATATATTATGCTAAGAATTTATACCTGTTTTTATTGTCAGCCTTAATATGGACTATTGGAGAAATATTAGCAGCCACAAATTCAGGAGTATATATAGCAAATCATACTCCCATATCCCATAGGGGACGAGTTAATTCCATAATTCCCCTTATACAAGGAACGGGTGAAGCTTATAGTCCTCCTATAATGGGTAGATTCATACAACAATATGGGATAGTTATGGTATGGCCTTTCACCTTTGTATTAGGTCTTGTAGGTGCTCTAGGTATGTATATATTGTATTTTGTAGAAAATAAATTGGATAAAAAATCATAA
- the cls gene encoding cardiolipin synthase, whose product MSLLGFGVQVTTGISIIFLLNMILAFVVIFFERKHPSSTWAWIMVLLLIPVVGFILYLLFSQNLSKRKLFKLRKEEEEVTTRMKEHQLKNINEGKIQFKDPSMSQYKDMIRMNLLEENAVLSQDNHIEIFKEGEGKFKELIECIKNAKDHIHIMYYIFRRDELGMRIVNALIEKAREGVEVRFIYDAIGSKFVKRKSFKDLQEAGGKVELFFPSSIPIINPKVNYRNHRKIVVIDGEIGFVGGFNVGNEYLGLDKKLGYWRDTHLKIKGGGVGGLQSRFILDWRFASHEPMDDLHRYFPMKTCDGQAGIQIVSSGPDSQKEQIKYGYIKMINEAKKNVYIQTPYFIPDESMLEALKIAALSGIDVKIMIPNKPDHIFVYWASYSYVGDLLDAGAEVYLYEKGFLHAKTCVIDGKVASVGTANLDNRSFRLNFEVNAFIYDRKTAKELEDIFMEDLKECRKITKEEYKNRSSLIKFKESISRLIGPLL is encoded by the coding sequence ATGAGCTTATTAGGTTTTGGAGTCCAAGTTACTACAGGTATTAGCATTATATTTCTATTAAATATGATACTTGCCTTTGTGGTTATATTTTTTGAGAGAAAACATCCTTCCTCCACGTGGGCTTGGATAATGGTATTATTACTTATTCCTGTTGTGGGATTTATACTTTATTTACTATTTTCTCAGAATTTAAGTAAAAGAAAATTATTTAAGTTAAGAAAAGAAGAAGAAGAAGTAACCACCAGAATGAAAGAACATCAGTTAAAAAATATTAATGAAGGAAAAATTCAATTTAAAGATCCATCCATGTCTCAATATAAAGACATGATAAGAATGAATTTATTAGAAGAGAATGCTGTACTTAGTCAAGATAATCATATAGAAATATTTAAAGAGGGAGAAGGCAAATTTAAAGAACTCATAGAATGTATAAAAAATGCTAAGGATCATATTCATATAATGTACTATATTTTTAGAAGAGATGAACTTGGTATGAGGATAGTAAATGCGCTTATCGAGAAGGCTAGAGAAGGAGTAGAAGTAAGATTTATATATGATGCTATAGGAAGTAAATTTGTAAAGAGAAAATCCTTTAAGGATTTACAAGAAGCAGGTGGAAAGGTAGAATTATTTTTTCCATCATCTATACCTATAATAAATCCTAAGGTGAACTATAGAAATCATAGAAAGATAGTAGTAATAGATGGAGAAATAGGATTTGTAGGTGGATTTAATGTGGGAAATGAATATTTAGGTCTAGATAAAAAATTAGGTTATTGGCGAGATACCCACCTAAAAATAAAGGGTGGAGGTGTAGGGGGACTACAATCTAGATTTATATTAGATTGGCGCTTTGCATCTCATGAGCCTATGGATGATCTACATAGATATTTTCCAATGAAGACATGTGATGGACAAGCAGGGATTCAAATAGTTTCTAGTGGACCAGATTCTCAAAAGGAACAAATAAAGTATGGGTATATTAAGATGATAAATGAGGCAAAGAAAAATGTTTATATACAGACTCCATATTTTATACCAGATGAAAGCATGTTAGAGGCCTTAAAAATAGCAGCATTATCTGGGATAGATGTAAAAATAATGATTCCTAATAAACCAGATCATATATTTGTATATTGGGCTAGCTATTCTTACGTGGGGGATTTATTAGACGCGGGAGCTGAAGTTTATTTATATGAAAAGGGATTTTTACATGCTAAGACTTGTGTAATAGATGGGAAGGTGGCCTCTGTAGGGACGGCCAACTTAGACAATAGAAGCTTTAGGTTGAATTTTGAAGTGAATGCATTTATATATGATAGAAAAACTGCAAAGGAATTAGAAGATATATTTATGGAAGATTTAAAGGAATGTAGAAAAATTACTAAAGAAGAATATAAGAATAGATCTAGTTTGATCAAATTTAAAGAATCCATATCTAGACTAATAGGGCCTCTTCTATAA